A genomic window from Cytobacillus suaedae includes:
- the menC gene encoding o-succinylbenzoate synthase, with the protein MKIKKITLHLVGMKLVSPFKSSLEVVSARESILVEVQDDNGMVGWGEVVAFSSPWYTEETIKTCWHIIEDFLIPKLLRAEISHPNEIEFLFKGIKRNHMAKAGVELAIWDLYAKQHHQPLAEVLGGTRNKIEAGVVIGIESIESMLDKIAKHVDEGYKRFKIKIEPGKDVEIVNSIRQHFPELPLMADANSAYTLNDINKLKELDTYDLMMIEQPLSSDDIVDHSKLQKELNTPICLDESIVSVEDARKAIELGSCKIINIKAGRVGGLQEAKKIHDLCLENNIPVWCGGMLETGISRAHNIALASLSNFIIPGDISASSRYWEKDVIIPEVSINDGLIEVPTSPGIGFEINREMISKHLKHSGIYC; encoded by the coding sequence TTGAAAATAAAAAAAATAACTCTTCATTTAGTTGGAATGAAATTGGTTTCCCCTTTCAAATCTAGCTTAGAGGTTGTTTCAGCAAGAGAAAGTATCTTAGTAGAAGTTCAAGATGATAACGGCATGGTGGGCTGGGGAGAGGTGGTTGCCTTTTCTTCACCATGGTATACGGAAGAAACAATTAAAACATGTTGGCATATAATTGAAGACTTTTTGATACCTAAGTTACTTAGAGCTGAAATATCACATCCAAATGAAATTGAATTCCTTTTTAAAGGGATAAAACGAAACCATATGGCAAAAGCAGGTGTAGAATTGGCTATATGGGATTTATATGCCAAGCAGCATCACCAGCCACTTGCTGAAGTCCTAGGTGGAACCCGCAACAAAATAGAAGCTGGGGTTGTCATAGGAATAGAATCAATAGAGTCTATGCTTGATAAGATTGCAAAACATGTTGATGAGGGATATAAGCGTTTTAAAATTAAAATCGAACCAGGTAAAGATGTTGAGATTGTAAATTCAATTCGACAACACTTTCCAGAGCTTCCATTGATGGCAGATGCCAACTCTGCCTATACTCTTAATGATATTAATAAACTAAAAGAATTAGATACTTATGATTTAATGATGATTGAGCAGCCTTTAAGCTCAGATGATATTGTTGATCATTCAAAGCTACAAAAAGAGCTAAATACACCAATATGCTTAGATGAAAGTATTGTGTCAGTTGAAGATGCAAGAAAAGCAATCGAATTAGGTAGTTGCAAAATAATTAATATAAAGGCTGGCCGAGTTGGAGGACTTCAAGAAGCTAAGAAAATCCATGATTTATGTTTGGAAAATAATATCCCAGTATGGTGTGGGGGAATGCTTGAAACGGGGATTTCAAGAGCACATAATATTGCCCTGGCCTCCTTATCCAATTTTATAATTCCAGGTGATATCTCTGCGTCCTCAAGGTACTGGGAGAAAGATGTTATTATACCAGAAGTAAGCATAAATGATGGTTTAATAGAAGTTCCTACAAGTCCAGGAATTGGTTTTGAAATTAATCGAGAAATGATTAGTAAACATTTGAAGCATAGTGGAATATATTGTTAA
- a CDS encoding o-succinylbenzoate--CoA ligase — protein sequence MNNNVETPNWLANRAFLTPDRVAIKTDKESITFGELHTRTLSFARQLSSLGVSNGEMVALLMRNSIEMVVAIHALKYIGTTTVLLNTRLTSHELLWQLEDSKPNLILTEEFFSERIESIKDKMDGSILHTIEEIKQVSEKNFELVSTYNLDLVDTIMYTSGTTGKPKGVFQTYGNHWWSAIGSALNIGLHEKDIWLSSVPLFHISGLSILMRSVIYGITVVLHETFNPEEVNHSILKNDVTIISVVSTMLSQMIDCLGENKYPTSLRCVLLGGGPAPKPLLEACRDKSIPVYQTYGMTETSSQVVTLSPEYSLQKLGSAGKPLFPVQVKVVEEGKEVLPNQSGEIVVKGPNVTKGYLNREDATADSIRNGWLYTGDIGYLDNDGFLYVLDRRSDLIVSGGENVYPAEIESVLLSHPYIKEAGVTGINDPIWGQVPCAFIRLENLSNLTVEEILTYCQERLAKYKVPKQVFFVNELPRNASNKLIRKRLLDLLN from the coding sequence ATGAACAACAATGTTGAAACTCCAAATTGGTTAGCCAACCGGGCATTTCTAACTCCCGATCGAGTGGCAATCAAAACAGACAAAGAATCAATTACATTTGGAGAACTTCATACGAGAACTTTATCGTTTGCAAGGCAGTTGTCCAGTTTAGGAGTTTCCAATGGAGAGATGGTCGCGCTATTAATGAGAAATAGCATAGAGATGGTCGTAGCGATCCATGCTCTAAAATATATTGGTACAACAACTGTTCTTCTAAATACAAGACTTACAAGTCATGAATTATTATGGCAGTTAGAAGACTCAAAACCTAATTTAATCCTTACAGAGGAATTTTTTAGTGAGAGAATTGAATCTATTAAAGATAAAATGGATGGGTCTATCTTACATACAATAGAGGAAATTAAGCAGGTCAGTGAAAAGAATTTTGAACTGGTATCAACCTATAATTTGGATTTAGTTGACACAATTATGTATACCTCAGGCACAACTGGAAAACCAAAAGGGGTATTTCAGACCTATGGTAATCACTGGTGGAGTGCAATAGGGTCTGCTCTTAATATTGGTCTACATGAAAAAGATATTTGGTTATCATCTGTCCCCCTTTTTCACATTAGCGGTCTATCCATTCTAATGAGAAGTGTTATTTATGGGATTACAGTCGTTTTACATGAAACCTTTAATCCTGAGGAAGTGAATCATTCCATCCTGAAAAATGATGTAACAATCATTTCTGTAGTAAGCACAATGCTGTCACAAATGATTGATTGTCTTGGGGAGAATAAGTACCCCACCTCTTTACGCTGTGTACTATTAGGGGGAGGACCTGCACCTAAGCCTTTACTAGAAGCATGTCGGGACAAATCAATACCCGTCTATCAAACGTATGGAATGACAGAAACATCCTCACAGGTTGTCACTTTATCTCCAGAATATAGTTTGCAGAAGTTAGGTTCTGCAGGGAAACCACTATTTCCAGTTCAAGTTAAAGTGGTAGAAGAAGGAAAAGAAGTTCTTCCAAACCAATCTGGAGAAATAGTAGTTAAGGGTCCAAATGTAACAAAGGGATATTTAAACAGAGAAGATGCAACTGCTGATTCAATTCGTAATGGTTGGTTATATACAGGAGATATAGGCTATTTAGATAATGATGGTTTTTTGTATGTTCTTGATAGGCGTTCAGACTTGATTGTATCTGGAGGAGAAAATGTTTATCCAGCAGAAATTGAGTCAGTACTTCTATCCCACCCTTACATAAAAGAAGCAGGTGTAACTGGAATCAACGATCCAATATGGGGACAAGTACCGTGTGCATTTATTCGTTTAGAAAATCTAAGTAATCTAACTGTGGAAGAGATACTAACATACTGCCAAGAGAGACTTGCTAAATATAAAGTTCCTAAGCAGGTTTTCTTTGTGAATGAGCTCCCTCGGAATGCATCCAATAAATTAATTAGAAAAAGGCTATTAGATTTGCTTAACTAA
- the menB gene encoding 1,4-dihydroxy-2-naphthoyl-CoA synthase, producing the protein MVFEWVAERKYEDILYETYNGIAKITINRPEVRNAFRPKTVMELIDAFAYARDDANIGVIVLAGAGDDAFCSGGDQRVRGHGGYVGEDQIPRLNVLDLQRLIRVIPKPVVAMVSGYAIGGGHVLHIVCDLTIAADNAIFGQTGPKVGSFDAGYGSGYLARIVGHKKAREIWFLCRQYNAQEALDMGLVNTVVPLEKLEEETVQWCKEMLEKSPTALRFLKAAFNADTDGLAGLQQFAGDATLLYYTTDEAKEGRDAFKERRQPDFKQFPRFP; encoded by the coding sequence ATGGTATTTGAATGGGTTGCTGAACGTAAGTATGAAGACATTCTGTATGAAACTTATAACGGAATTGCTAAAATTACAATAAATCGTCCAGAAGTACGTAACGCCTTCCGTCCAAAAACGGTAATGGAATTGATTGATGCATTTGCTTATGCACGAGACGATGCCAATATTGGGGTTATCGTTTTAGCAGGAGCAGGAGATGATGCATTCTGTTCTGGTGGAGATCAAAGAGTACGTGGACACGGTGGATATGTTGGTGAGGACCAAATTCCACGCTTAAACGTATTAGATCTACAACGTCTAATTCGTGTGATTCCAAAGCCAGTTGTGGCAATGGTCTCTGGATATGCAATCGGCGGCGGTCATGTTTTACATATTGTATGTGATCTAACAATTGCAGCGGACAATGCTATTTTTGGCCAAACAGGACCAAAAGTTGGAAGCTTTGATGCTGGATACGGCTCTGGTTACTTAGCACGTATTGTCGGTCATAAAAAGGCTAGAGAAATCTGGTTCCTTTGCCGTCAATACAATGCACAAGAAGCTTTAGATATGGGCTTAGTAAATACAGTTGTTCCGTTAGAGAAACTTGAGGAAGAAACAGTTCAATGGTGCAAAGAGATGCTAGAGAAGAGCCCAACAGCACTACGCTTCTTAAAGGCTGCATTCAATGCTGATACAGACGGCTTAGCAGGGCTTCAACAATTTGCTGGTGACGCTACATTGCTTTATTACACTACTGATGAAGCAAAAGAGGGTCGTGACGCCTTCAAAGAAAGACGTCAACCAGACTTCAAGCAATTCCCTAGATTTCCATAA
- the menH gene encoding 2-succinyl-6-hydroxy-2,4-cyclohexadiene-1-carboxylate synthase, with the protein MKIVVSNITYYVEIRGKGSPLLFLHGFTGSSQNWMPIVSMLEDSYQCILIDILGHGRTDSPPDSSLYDIERVSSDINSILEELLIEKITLIGYSMGGRLALAMAVNYPQRIEKLILESSSPGLQLESERKIRTKNDEKLANDISQNGIKWFVDYWEQIPLFETQHSLSTETKKAIRHQRLNNNKTGLVNSLIGMGTGSQPSYWDRLNQLEIPVLLICGEIDQKFCEIAKQMSKKLPNAKVEKITGVGHAIHVEHPKFFGKIVSEFL; encoded by the coding sequence ATGAAAATTGTCGTAAGTAATATTACCTATTATGTTGAAATTAGGGGAAAAGGGTCACCGTTATTGTTTTTGCACGGATTCACAGGCAGTTCGCAAAATTGGATGCCGATTGTATCGATGTTAGAAGATTCCTATCAATGTATACTAATAGATATACTTGGGCATGGTAGGACAGATTCACCTCCAGATTCGAGCTTATATGATATCGAAAGAGTAAGTAGTGATATTAATTCGATCCTTGAAGAACTATTAATTGAGAAAATAACTTTAATAGGGTATTCAATGGGTGGAAGACTAGCTTTAGCAATGGCAGTAAACTATCCACAACGAATAGAGAAGTTAATTCTTGAAAGCAGCTCCCCAGGTCTTCAATTGGAAAGTGAAAGAAAGATAAGAACAAAAAATGATGAGAAATTAGCAAATGATATTTCACAAAATGGAATAAAGTGGTTTGTGGATTATTGGGAACAGATTCCTTTATTTGAAACTCAACATTCGCTTTCGACTGAAACAAAAAAAGCCATACGACATCAGCGCTTGAATAACAATAAAACTGGCTTGGTTAATAGCCTTATAGGAATGGGCACTGGGAGTCAACCATCTTATTGGGATAGATTAAATCAACTTGAAATACCCGTTCTATTAATTTGTGGTGAAATTGATCAAAAGTTTTGTGAAATAGCTAAACAGATGTCAAAAAAGTTACCAAATGCAAAGGTTGAAAAAATAACGGGTGTTGGACATGCAATACATGTGGAACATCCAAAGTTTTTTGGTAAAATAGTAAGTGAGTTTTTATGA
- the menD gene encoding 2-succinyl-5-enolpyruvyl-6-hydroxy-3-cyclohexene-1-carboxylic-acid synthase — translation MNENNALTTYVASFIDELVRVGVTTAVISPGSRSTPMAILMAEHPNMDVYVNIDERSAAFFALGIAKEKKTPVAILCTSGTAAANYYPAIVEASISRVPLLVLTADRPHELRDVGAPQAIDQIHIYGKYAKWFVEMAIPEDSNEMIKYARTVAARATGKALSAPAGPVHLNFPFREPLVPTIEDDNLWGKGNFNTPKHVNVLIGKPILDDNQRSYLFDLFSSNERGLIICGEQYNEEFPQYITEMARLFGFPILADPLSQLRSGPHSKEYIIDCYDTFLRNQDLTKAYKPDIIIRFGAMPISKALMQYVKANEGSKQIVVDSDGGWREPTLSASEMVYCDEIEICKAMLTLVQNKKREKTKWVKDWLLLNEITKTELTSIEKEEVLAEGKVIVELKRLLPTNSTLFIGNSMPIRDVDSFFVNTEKVLKIMANRGANGIDGTISTALGVSVSSSDRLVLVIGDLTFFHDLNGLLAAKQYSIPITIVLINNNGGGIFSFLPQAKEEKHFETLFGTPLDLDFEHVVSMYGGKFTRINTWESFESAFLLAGEMQGISVIEVPSIREDNVTIHRTLWNRVSQEISNFIIKSDKQ, via the coding sequence ATGAATGAAAACAATGCACTAACAACCTATGTTGCATCCTTTATAGACGAATTAGTTCGGGTAGGAGTCACAACAGCAGTAATAAGCCCTGGATCACGATCAACACCTATGGCAATCTTAATGGCTGAGCATCCCAATATGGATGTTTATGTAAACATTGACGAGCGCTCAGCCGCTTTCTTCGCTCTTGGAATTGCGAAAGAAAAGAAAACCCCAGTTGCTATATTGTGTACATCAGGTACAGCTGCCGCAAATTATTACCCAGCAATCGTTGAAGCGAGTATATCTAGAGTTCCACTTCTTGTACTAACAGCAGACCGTCCACATGAGCTAAGAGATGTTGGCGCACCCCAAGCAATAGACCAAATTCATATTTACGGGAAGTATGCAAAGTGGTTTGTAGAAATGGCTATACCTGAGGACTCAAATGAAATGATAAAATACGCAAGAACAGTGGCTGCAAGGGCAACCGGGAAGGCTTTATCAGCACCTGCGGGTCCAGTCCACTTGAATTTCCCGTTCCGTGAACCTTTAGTTCCAACTATTGAAGATGACAATTTATGGGGTAAAGGTAATTTTAATACTCCAAAGCATGTAAACGTTTTAATAGGTAAGCCTATTTTAGATGATAATCAAAGAAGCTATTTATTTGATTTATTCAGTTCCAATGAAAGAGGATTAATTATTTGTGGAGAGCAATATAATGAAGAGTTTCCACAGTATATAACTGAAATGGCTCGTTTATTTGGATTCCCAATTCTAGCGGATCCGTTATCACAGTTAAGAAGTGGTCCTCACTCAAAAGAATACATAATTGATTGTTATGATACTTTCTTGCGCAACCAGGATCTTACGAAAGCATACAAACCGGACATTATTATTCGATTTGGAGCTATGCCTATTTCAAAGGCACTAATGCAATATGTAAAAGCAAACGAAGGCAGTAAACAAATTGTCGTTGATAGTGATGGAGGTTGGCGTGAACCTACGTTATCTGCTTCAGAGATGGTTTATTGCGATGAGATAGAAATTTGTAAAGCAATGTTAACATTAGTGCAAAACAAGAAGAGAGAAAAAACAAAATGGGTAAAAGATTGGTTGCTTTTAAATGAAATTACAAAGACGGAACTAACTTCCATCGAAAAGGAAGAAGTACTAGCCGAAGGAAAAGTGATTGTAGAGCTAAAAAGGTTACTGCCAACTAACTCTACTTTGTTTATTGGTAATAGTATGCCAATAAGAGATGTAGATTCATTTTTTGTAAATACCGAAAAAGTGCTTAAGATTATGGCAAATCGAGGTGCAAATGGGATCGATGGAACAATATCCACAGCACTAGGCGTTTCAGTTTCATCCTCAGACAGATTAGTTTTAGTGATTGGTGATTTAACGTTTTTCCATGATCTAAATGGTCTACTTGCAGCAAAACAATATTCTATACCAATAACAATTGTTTTAATAAACAATAATGGTGGAGGAATATTCTCATTTTTACCTCAAGCAAAAGAGGAGAAGCATTTTGAAACATTATTTGGCACTCCTCTTGATTTGGATTTTGAACATGTTGTAAGCATGTATGGTGGGAAATTCACAAGGATAAATACTTGGGAATCTTTTGAGAGTGCTTTTCTATTAGCAGGTGAAATGCAGGGTATATCAGTTATCGAGGTCCCTTCGATTAGAGAGGATAATGTCACTATCCATCGGACATTGTGGAATCGTGTTTCCCAGGAAATATCAAATTTCATCATAAAAAGTGATAAACAATGA
- a CDS encoding isochorismate synthase translates to MVIIQESILKERQRKKNTSLSPILRSYTQKVENVDPLTFFTIGNKYFPGKRFFWTEPSNETTLVGLGFSHTIEVNQSFNRFHNIENEWKRLLLTNQSNQKEFEIGTGPMLFGGFSFDPYKEKTKLWSNFLDAKFVMPTLMLTVLKDECYLTTNFLYNKEEEIQVRENELNPIKDELLTERKVPNEALSVQEFKMTEVKPEEWKRSVKEVTNKIKQGQVEKVVLAREVRLFFDQPIEITNVISNLREQQPLSYTFAFENGKDCFVGASPERLVKKENHEVLSTCLAGSIKRGTTLKEDDDYGKLLLNDKKNIIEHEVVVHMIKDAMSKACNHLEVPIKPSLYKMRDIQHLYTPVKGIVKEDVSLLSIVDSLHPTPALGGFPKEDALNMIREIEVLDRGWYAGPIGWIDSRDNGEFAVAIRSALLQENEASLFAGCGIVGDSEPESEYRETEIKFKPMLSALGGN, encoded by the coding sequence GTGGTAATCATTCAAGAAAGTATTTTAAAAGAACGTCAACGAAAAAAGAATACAAGCTTAAGTCCAATACTTCGGAGTTATACTCAAAAAGTAGAGAATGTTGACCCCCTCACCTTCTTTACTATAGGAAATAAATATTTTCCTGGTAAACGATTTTTTTGGACAGAACCTTCAAATGAAACAACCTTAGTTGGTTTAGGATTTTCTCATACAATAGAGGTTAATCAATCTTTTAACCGTTTCCATAACATTGAAAACGAATGGAAACGACTGTTACTCACTAATCAAAGTAACCAGAAAGAGTTTGAAATTGGAACAGGCCCAATGCTTTTTGGCGGATTTTCCTTTGATCCCTATAAAGAGAAAACAAAATTATGGAGTAACTTTTTAGATGCCAAATTTGTCATGCCAACTTTAATGCTAACTGTTCTTAAAGATGAATGCTATCTAACAACAAACTTCTTATATAATAAGGAAGAAGAAATACAGGTACGTGAAAATGAGTTAAACCCAATTAAAGATGAACTCCTTACAGAACGCAAAGTACCTAATGAAGCATTGTCAGTTCAGGAATTTAAAATGACAGAGGTAAAGCCAGAAGAATGGAAAAGAAGTGTTAAGGAAGTTACGAATAAGATAAAGCAGGGGCAGGTCGAAAAGGTTGTACTAGCGAGGGAAGTAAGACTTTTCTTTGATCAGCCTATAGAAATTACAAATGTAATCTCAAATCTAAGAGAACAGCAGCCACTTAGTTATACATTTGCTTTCGAGAATGGTAAAGATTGCTTCGTAGGTGCGTCTCCTGAACGATTAGTAAAAAAGGAAAATCACGAGGTATTGTCTACTTGCTTAGCAGGTTCAATTAAGAGAGGAACTACTCTAAAGGAAGATGATGATTACGGAAAACTCCTACTAAATGATAAGAAAAATATAATTGAGCATGAAGTAGTTGTTCATATGATAAAAGATGCCATGTCAAAGGCGTGTAATCATTTAGAGGTCCCAATCAAACCGTCATTATATAAAATGAGGGATATACAGCACTTATACACCCCAGTTAAGGGAATTGTTAAGGAAGATGTGTCATTATTGAGTATTGTAGATAGCTTGCATCCTACCCCAGCTTTAGGTGGCTTTCCAAAAGAGGATGCACTAAATATGATTAGAGAGATAGAAGTGCTAGATAGAGGCTGGTATGCTGGCCCTATTGGATGGATAGACAGTAGGGATAATGGAGAGTTTGCAGTTGCCATACGGTCAGCTTTATTACAGGAAAATGAAGCGAGTCTATTTGCAGGGTGTGGCATTGTTGGGGATTCTGAACCTGAGAGTGAATACAGAGAAACTGAAATTAAGTTTAAGCCTATGCTCTCCGCACTAGGAGGAAATTAG
- a CDS encoding 1,4-dihydroxy-2-naphthoate polyprenyltransferase: MQPQIQTQHNTSTGRKSNWDIWWRLLRPHTLTAAFIPVFIGTSLALYETTIDIPLFLVMLLACLLIQIGTNMINEYYDYKRGLDTAESVGIGGAIVRDGIKPNTVLKLAFASFGIATLLGVYICMNSSWWIALIGTICMTAGYFYTGGPLPIAYTPFGELVAGLFMGLIIILISFFIQTGEVTTSSILVSIPISILVGAILLANNIRDLDGDKENGRKTLAIIIGRKNAILFLAFMFITSYVWILALIITELAPIWTLLVLFSIPKAIQATKGFVGKSAPIQMMPAMKATAQTNTIFGFLLSLGLVVSYFI; this comes from the coding sequence ATGCAACCTCAAATTCAAACACAGCATAATACATCCACTGGAAGAAAGTCTAACTGGGATATTTGGTGGAGGTTATTACGTCCACATACATTAACTGCAGCTTTTATACCCGTTTTTATAGGGACTTCTCTTGCTCTTTATGAAACAACGATAGATATACCACTATTTTTAGTTATGCTACTTGCTTGTTTACTTATTCAAATTGGTACGAACATGATTAATGAATACTACGATTATAAACGAGGTTTAGATACTGCCGAATCCGTTGGAATTGGTGGTGCCATTGTAAGAGATGGTATAAAGCCAAACACTGTGCTCAAACTTGCATTTGCTTCATTTGGAATTGCTACACTTTTAGGTGTATATATTTGTATGAACAGCAGCTGGTGGATTGCTCTAATTGGAACCATCTGTATGACAGCTGGCTACTTTTACACTGGTGGTCCCCTTCCAATAGCTTATACTCCATTTGGCGAACTAGTGGCTGGTCTTTTTATGGGTTTAATCATTATTTTAATTTCCTTCTTCATCCAAACAGGTGAAGTTACTACTAGCAGTATTTTAGTATCTATTCCGATCTCAATCCTTGTTGGAGCTATCCTCCTTGCGAATAATATTCGTGATTTAGATGGTGATAAGGAAAATGGCAGAAAAACGTTAGCAATTATAATAGGAAGAAAAAATGCAATTTTATTCTTGGCATTTATGTTTATTACTTCCTATGTTTGGATTTTAGCTTTAATCATTACAGAATTAGCTCCTATTTGGACTCTATTAGTTCTATTTAGTATTCCAAAAGCAATCCAGGCAACTAAGGGATTTGTAGGTAAATCAGCACCAATCCAAATGATGCCAGCAATGAAAGCAACCGCACAAACGAACACGATCTTCGGATTTTTATTATCCCTTGGTCTTGTCGTAAGTTATTTTATATAA
- a CDS encoding TraR/DksA C4-type zinc finger protein: MLTPEQLSTFRSQLINAKEDIERRLQENDNFDLDSGHYHESMGELSSYDNHPADEGTALYEREKDLALNEHASRELKDVYIALEKIEDGSYGKCEICGIDIPLERLEVLPTTTYCKEHSPDQVVSHNRPIEEGVLIPDFGKFEFDDKDVEAYDAEDSWQDVARYGTSETPSDLNENVDHYNDAYVESHDPVGYVEDYENFAATDIYGNPMTIYPSKQHQKYEEELDEAGSMTIFGDLPGYEKDPYTEEEAEDRK, from the coding sequence ATGCTTACACCTGAGCAATTATCAACCTTCCGTTCACAGTTGATAAACGCCAAAGAGGATATAGAAAGACGATTACAGGAAAATGATAATTTTGATTTAGATAGTGGTCACTATCATGAGTCAATGGGTGAACTATCTAGCTATGATAACCATCCTGCAGATGAGGGTACTGCTTTATATGAGAGAGAGAAGGATTTGGCACTTAATGAACATGCTAGCCGTGAACTGAAGGATGTCTATATCGCCTTAGAAAAAATAGAAGATGGTTCTTATGGAAAATGTGAAATTTGTGGAATAGACATTCCTCTAGAAAGACTGGAAGTTCTTCCAACAACTACTTATTGTAAAGAACATAGCCCTGATCAAGTGGTATCGCATAATCGACCGATTGAAGAGGGTGTGCTAATTCCCGATTTTGGAAAATTTGAGTTTGATGATAAAGATGTAGAAGCCTATGATGCGGAGGATTCATGGCAAGATGTAGCTAGGTATGGAACGTCTGAAACACCGTCCGATTTAAATGAAAATGTTGATCATTATAATGATGCATATGTTGAATCACATGACCCTGTTGGTTATGTAGAAGATTATGAAAACTTTGCTGCGACCGATATATACGGTAATCCAATGACAATTTATCCTAGCAAACAGCATCAGAAATATGAAGAGGAATTAGATGAAGCAGGGTCAATGACAATCTTCGGAGACCTTCCTGGTTATGAAAAAGACCCATATACAGAAGAAGAAGCAGAAGATAGAAAATAA